Genomic DNA from Candidatus Sulfurimonas marisnigri:
GATGCTATAAGAGAGAACAAAAAAATAACTCTTGTTGGTGATTACGATGTTGACGGAGTAAGCTCTACTGCAATAATGGTAGATTTTTTCAGACAAATTCCTTATCCGCTTGAAGCTATCATACCTAACCGCTTCAACGATGGCTACGGAGTGAGTCCAACTGTATTAGAGAGAATAGAGGCTGATTTAATTATTACGGTAGACAATGGCATAAGCGCTATTGAAGCCGCAACTGTTTGTGCAAAAAGAGGGATAGAGCTTATAATAACCGACCATCACACACCCTCTGAGGTTCTACCTGAGGCTTATGCAATAGTTAATCCAAAACTCCTTACATGTAAATACCCTTTTAAAGAAATTTGCGGAGCACAGGTAGCATGGTTACTGCTGGGGCTTGTAAAAAAAGAATTAGATCTAAAAATTGATATGAAACAGTTTTTAGATATCTTATCTATAGCTATCATCGCTGATGTTATGCCTCTAATAGATATAAACCGTATACTAGTAAAAGAGGGTTTAAAGGTTTTAATGAGCTCAAGCAGACCGGCATCTATAATTATAAGGGATTTTTTAAACAAATCAATTATCACCTCAGAGGATATCGGATTTCAAGTAGCTCCACGCATAAATGCGGCAGGAAGACTGGAAGATGCAAGTATTGCTCTTGAGTTCTTCACGGCAACCAATAATAACATAGCATATATGCAATTTGAAAAACTAAATGCACTTAATGAACTTAGACGTGAGACTGAAGCTCAAACAACCAAAGAAGCATTATCTCAAGGAAACAGTTCGGATAATGTAATAGTTGTCTCTGGAGAGCATTGGCACGAAGGTGTAGTTGGGATTGTTGCATCACGATTGGTAGACTACTTTCTTAAACCTGCGATTGTACTAAGTTGTGAAAATGGAGTTGCCAAAGGGAGTGCAAGAAGTATAGGCAACGTAAGTATATATGAGCTTATAAAAGATAATCAAACTTATCTTAGTAAATTTGGTGGTCATAAGATGGCAGCTGGCCTTGGCCTTGAAGCTAGCAATATAGATAGTTTTAGAAGTGCAATAAATAAAAGTGCTTCTAAGCTTGACCCTAATGATTTTATTCCATTAGATGATTTAGTTGGAGTAATGCCAAGTAGTGAGATTGATTTAGAACTCTTGGGTCTGTTGGATAATTTCGAACCTTATGGTGAGGCAAACTCTCGTCCTACTTTTTTAATAAAAGATGGTGAGATAGTAGAAATAAAACTTTTTGGAAAAGATAAGTCTCACTCTAAAA
This window encodes:
- the recJ gene encoding single-stranded-DNA-specific exonuclease RecJ — encoded protein: MTLVGDYDVDGVSSTAIMVDFFRQIPYPLEAIIPNRFNDGYGVSPTVLERIEADLIITVDNGISAIEAATVCAKRGIELIITDHHTPSEVLPEAYAIVNPKLLTCKYPFKEICGAQVAWLLLGLVKKELDLKIDMKQFLDILSIAIIADVMPLIDINRILVKEGLKVLMSSSRPASIIIRDFLNKSIITSEDIGFQVAPRINAAGRLEDASIALEFFTATNNNIAYMQFEKLNALNELRRETEAQTTKEALSQGNSSDNVIVVSGEHWHEGVVGIVASRLVDYFLKPAIVLSCENGVAKGSARSIGNVSIYELIKDNQTYLSKFGGHKMAAGLGLEASNIDSFRSAINKSASKLDPNDFIPLDDLVGVMPSSEIDLELLGLLDNFEPYGEANSRPTFLIKDGEIVEIKLFGKDKSHSKISVRQFSHERKIIELILFKKIFNMPDNKKLTCSYRVAKNEFNNRVSAQLIINKIYDYPL